Sequence from the Burkholderia cepacia genome:
CCGACGGCGCGTTCCTGTCGCACTACGCGGCGCTGCTCGGCAATGCGCGTTACATGAAGAGCCTCGGCGAGACGGTCGCGCTGTCCGCGGGCGTCACGCTCGCGACGCTCGCGCTGTCGACGATCTCGGGCCTCCTGCTCGCGCGCCGCGAATTCGCCGGCAAGCGCGTGCTGCTCGCGCTGCTCACGTTTCCGCTCGCGTTTCCGGGCGTCGTGGTCGGCTTCATGGTGATCATGCTCGCCGGCCGGCAGGGGCTGATCGGCATGCTGTCCGCGAAGCTCACCGGCGACAAGTGGGTGTTCGCGTACTCGGTCGCCGGCCTGTTCGTCGGCTACCTGTACTTCTCGATTCCGCGCGTGATCGTCACCGTGATCGCGGCCGCGTCCAAGCTCGACGCGTCGCTCGAGGAAGCCGCGCGCTCGCTCGGCGCGTCGCCGTGGCGCATCTTCGCCGACATCGTGCTGCCCGCGCTCGCGCCCGGGCTGATCGCGGCCGGCGCGATCTGCTTCGCGACCGCGATGGGCGCGTTCGGCACGGCGTTCACGCTCGCCACCGACCTGAACGTGCTGCCGATGACGATCTATACCGAGTTCACGCTGAACGCGAACATCGCGACGGCGGCCGGCCTGTCGATCGTGCTCGGTATCGTCACCTGGGCCGTGCTCGCGCTTGCGCGCCGCTTCACCGGCCACACCGCCGCCGCCGCGGCCTGAGGATTCCCGCATGCCATCGCTTTCCCGCTCTTCCGCGCCGTCGCCGGCGCCCGCGCAGGCGCACGGCGTCGCCCGGCGCGCGCCGCGCGTCACCGGCGCGCGCGCGATCGCCGCGCTGCAATGGGGCGTCACGCTGCTGCTGTGCGCGTTCCTGATCGTGCCTGTCGTGATGTCCGTGCTCGCGGGCCTGACCGTCAACTATTTCCGCGGCCTGTCGAGCGGCCTCACGCTGCGCTGGCTCGAACAGGTGTGGCAGCAGTATCACGGCTCGGTCGCGCTGTCGCTCGAAGTCGCGTTCGCGACGCTCGCGATCGTGCTCGTCGCCGGCGTGCCGGCCGGCTACGCGCTCGCGCGCAGCAAGAGCCGCATCGCACGCGCGATCGAGGAAGCGCTCGTGCTGCCGGTCGCGCTGCCCGGCCTTGCGTCGGCACTCGCGCTGCTGGTCGTGTACGGCGGCTTCACCGCGTTCCGGATGAGCCTGTGGTTCATCGTCGCCGGCCATGTCGTGTTCACGCTGCCGTTCATGGTGCGCGCGGTGGCCGCCGTCGCGGCCGGCGCCGACCTGCGCACGCTCGAGGAAGGCGCGGCCAGCCTCGGCGCATCGTTCGTCACGCGCTTCGTCACGATCGTGCTGCCGAACCTGCGCCCCGGCATCGTCGCGGGCGCGCTCGCGGTGCTCACGCTGTCGATCGGCGAATTCAACCTCACGTGGATGCTGCATACGCCCGACACCAAGACGCTGCCCGTCGGCCTCGCCGATACCTATGCGTCGCTGCGCCTCGAAGTCGGCAGCGCGTACACGATCCTGTTCCTGCTGATGACGCTGCCGCTGCTCGTCGCGATGCAGTGGCTCGGCGTCGATCCATCCGGCACGCGCGCGCTCAAGAAGCGCCCGCGCTGATTTTCCCGCAGACATGAAACTCGATTCCACTCCCATCACCCTGACCCGCTGCGCGAAGACGTTCCGCGGCACGCGCGTGCTCGAACCGCTCGACCTGTCGATCGGCGCGGGCGAAACGCTCGTGCTGCTCGGGCCGTCGGGATGCGGCAAGACGACGACGCTGCGCCTGATCGCGGGCCTCGACACACCGGACGCCGGCGGCACGATCGCCTTCGGCCATGACGACGTCACCGCGCTGCCGATCGAGCGCCGGCAGGTCGGCATGGTGTTCCAGAACTACGCGCTGTTTCCGAACCTGACGGTGCGCGGCAACGTCGGCTACGGGCTGAAGATCCGCAAGACCGGGCCGCGCGCGCTGCGCGAACGCGTCGACGAGCTGCTCGCGATGATGCGGCTCGACGCGCATGCGGACAAGCCGGTCGACCAGCTGTCGGGCGGCCAGCGCCAGCGCGTCGCGCTGGCCCGCGCGCTGGCAGTGCGGCCGCGCGTGCTGCTGCTCGACGAGCCGCTGACCGCGCTCGACGCGAAGCTGCGCGACGTGCTGCGTCGCGAGATGAATGCGCTGCTGCGCGAGCTCGGCGTGACGACGGTCTACGTGACGCACGACCAGGCCGAAGCGATGGAGCTCGGCGACCGGATCGTCGTGATGGGCGCGGGCCGCATCGAGCAGATCGGCACGCCGCGCGACGTCTACTACCACCCGGCGAACCGCACGGTCGCGCAGTTCATCGGCACGCTGAACCGGCTCGCCGGGCAGTGGCGCGACGGCACGCTGGTGACCACGGGCGGCGCGATCGCCACGCCGCACGCGGCCGACGAATGGTTCTTCCGCCCCGAGGATGCGCAACTCGCCGATCCCGCGCATGCGCCGCTGCGCGGCGCGGTCGGCGCATGCGCGTTCCTCGGCGAGCGCACGCGGCTCACGATCGAGCACGCGGCCCCCGATGCCCTCGTGATCGACGTGCCGGGCCGCATCGCGCTCGCACGCGGTACGGCGGTCGGCCTCGCGATCGCACCGGAAGGCCTGATCGCGCTCGGCGCGTGACGCCATGTCAATGCTAGGCGTATGGCCCGTACGATCATGCGCACGCGTCTCTCGGTGTCGATAAGGTGATTCAAGAGCAGGAGCGCAACTGACGCGCGCGCGGCCGCCATCAGCGGCTGGTTCGTGCCGGTGGCCCCATGGGCAGCGCCCCGGCACCGCAGCGCGGGCAGTGGCCGTCATATCCAATTTCCGGGCGACGGCAACGCATGCCGCACCGGGACATTCATCTGCGAGTTTCGGCATCGCCGGCGAGCTGTTGGTTCAGCACGCGTGCGTCCGCCTTTCGCTCAAGCGACAGGCATGTATCGCTCAACGCATCGACCTGCGCAGGGACGAGCACGATGCCCGCCAGCGCACGATATTTCGCCAGCAGCGCCGCATCCGGCAGCGGATTGCGCGGATCGCCGAGGGCGATCGGAACGTGCCGCGATTCCCGCGTCCCGTCCGCGCGTTGCAGGATCACCGTCGGCTCGTCGAGATCGCCGAGCGCCGGATCGACATCGACCGTGATGCGCGCGAGCAGCGCAGTCACGGTTGGGTCGGTGCGCCGGTCCGCGCGATAAGCGTCGATCCCAGTGTCGCCGAACACGAGCGCCGCCGCAACCGCGTACGGCAGGCTCATCTGCGCGGACGACAACGTCGACAAGTCGCGGCCGCCGCACATCCGCGCAACGAACGCGCTTGCACGCACCGTCACCCGTTCGATCTCGCCCGCCGCGAACGTGCGGCCGTCGGCGAGCAGCAGCGCCGCGTCGACCGCCGCATGCGCGCTGCGGCACGACGCGTGCGGCTTGATCGAGCAGCGCATCAGCTTCCACTGCGTGCCAAGACCGTCGGTCAACGCGTCCGGCTCGTGCGATCGCGCGGCGAACGTGTTGAAGAAGCCGCCCCACACGTCGTCGAACACGCGGGCGGGGCCGCTCACGCCTTCCCGGGCGAGCAACGCCGCCAGCACGCCGCCTTCGGCCGCACGCCCGGCGTGCAGCCGCTTGGTCTGCGATCCGTCGTGGATGAAGCTCCACAGGCCGCCGGCGAAGCTCGCCGCGTGGCCCAACGCGTCGCGCGTACGCGCGGCGTCGAGTCCGAGCACGCGCGCGCTCGCGGCGGCCGCGCCGAACACGCCGCAACTGAGCGTCGAATGCCAGCCCGCGCCGTTATGGGCCGAGTACCCGCCCGCCGCCTCGAGCACGCGCCGACCGACGTCGTATCCGAGCGCGATCGCCATCACGCATTCTCGGCCCGCGATGGGTTCACCGGCGCACGACAGCGCGGCCAGCACGGCGGGCAGCACGACCGCGCCCGAATGATCGCAGCCGCCGGAATCGTCGAGCTCGAGTGCGTGCGCGGCGATGCCGTTGACGAACGCCGCGTCGCGCGCACTCGCACGCCGTCGCGTGCCCCATAGCGATGCACCGCCTCGTCCAACGACGCCGGTGAGCGCACGGGCACTGCGCGTCTCGGCGGCCGACGTGCCGGCCAGCGCGGCGCCGAACGTGTCGAGGACATGACGCTTGGCTTTCGCGACGACGTCGTCCGGCAATGCAGCGGCGGAGGTCCGTGCGACGAATGCCGCGAGCCGTGTCGCGCGCGCTTGCGTGTCCGTCGTCACCGCGCCGCCTCGTCCGCCACGCATCGTGCGAACACGTCGACCGGATGGCCCGGGGCGTTGACCGGTGCGTGCGCATGCCACCAGCGCGCGATGTCGTGCCCCGTCGCGAACCACGCATCGCCGGTACCGCGCACGTACTCGAGCAACGCGCGCAGCAGATCGATCCGCCCGGCCGTGCCGATGATCTCGGGATGCAGGCGCAACACGCAGCACAGCCCGAAACGCCTGAACCCGTCGACGTCGCGCTGCCAATTGTCGAGCACGTCGCGGTACGCGGCGATGCGCGGCTGGCCTGCCGGCACGGGCGGCGACAGGTTGAACTCGAAATACGGTTCGTCCTCCAGTTCGTAGTGCAGCGGCAGTTCGACGAGCCGTGCGCCGTTCACGTCGCCGCTGCTACGCGGATGCACGTAAGGCAAATCGTCGCCGCGCCAGGACGACGACCACGTGAAACCTTCCGCGACGAGAAATTCGGCAAAGCCGTCGGCCCAGTTGCCGGTGAACGAGCGAAAGCCGTTCGCGTCGCGACCGGTCGCGTCCGCGAGCGCCGCACGCCCCGCGCGGCACGCGTCGATCTGGCCGGCAAGCGGCAATGCATCGAAATCCTCGCAGCGATAGCCGTTCACGCCGAGCTCGTGGCCGGCAGCGACAATCTCGCATACCGTGCCCCGATGCGTTTCGGCGACGGCGCCGGGCACGAACCAGCTCGTCGGCACGCCGAACGCGTCGAACGCCGCAAGCAGCCGGTCGACACCGCGCGTCGCGCCGTAACGCCAGACCGACAGCGATTTCTCGCGGCCGACGATACGCGGTTCGCGCGTCTGGATGCCATGAATGTCGTTGAAGTCGACCGTGATCGCGACCGCGTATCGCGCGCCGCCCGGCCATACAGGAAGGTGGGTCACGTGCCGCTCCGTTGGGTGGGCACCGCATCTCGCGCGGCCTGTCTGAGCCGCCACTCGGCTACATCGCGGCAGCGCGCGAACCATACGCCGTCCTGCGCGCACATGTGATCGAGCCAGGCCTCCAGCAGCGCGATGCGTCCCGGTTTGCCGCACACCTTTGGATGAAGGAGCGTCGTCAGGCACAGCCCTTCACGGACTACGCCGTCGAATTCGCGCGTCCAGTTGTCGAGCGTCGCGCCGTAGCCCGCGATCCGGTCGAGTCCGGCCGGGTAGTCAGGGTTGCGGTAATACGCGAGCGACGCGTAGTCGTCGGTCTCCCAGCGGCCGGGAATCTCGACGAGCGGCGGCTCGCCGTCCTCGCCGTGCAGCAGGTACGGTCGGTCGTCGCCGCGCATCGAGCTCGAATAGCACACGCCCGCCTCGCGCAGTACGGCCACCGTCGCCGCGCTCCAGTCGCCGGACGGCGTGCGGAACCCCACCGGCCGCACGCCGAGCGTGCGCGCGAAGATATCGGCCGATTGCGCCATGATCTCGCGCTGCCGATCGGGCGCAAGCGTCCAGAACGCTTCGTGCCGATAGCCGTGATAGCCGATCTCGTGGCCGTGCTCGACGATCGCCGCGCATTGCGCGGGCCACGTTCGCGCGACCCAGGCGGGCACGAAGAACGTCGCGGGCAGCGCGAAGGACGCGAGCATGTCGAGCAGCCGGCCGAGCGCGCGCCACGGCCCGTAGCTGCCGAGCGTGAAATACGCGGGGTTGCGCCAGATCGACCCGTTCAGCATCGCGTCGCCGGTCGGGCCGTCGAGATCGAACGCAAGCGCGACGCATGCGCGCTTCCCGTCCGGCCAGCGGGGAGCCTGGTCCGTCATCGCGCGCTCAGTGGGTGCCGTTGATCATCGCCTTCGCCACCGCGTGTTCCTGCAGCCCCCATTTCGCGAGCAGCTTCCGGTACGAGCCGTCCGCGATCAACTGGTCGAGCGCCGCCGTCAGTGCGCTGCTCAGCGCCGTGTTGCTCTTCGCGACGCCGATGCCCGTGTATTGCGACAGGAACGGCTTGCCGACCGGCGCATACGCGTTCTGCTCGAGGCTGTTCTGGTACGGCAGCGTCTCGCCGCCCTGCACGGCCGCGTCGATGCGGTTCTGGCGCAGCTGCATCCGCGCATCCGACGAGCCGTCGGTGCCCACCACGACGATCGCCGGCTTGCCGGCCTTCACGCAGTTCTCCGCGCTCCACGCGGTCGTATTGTCCGGGAACGACGTGCGCCGGCTCGACCCCACGCGCTTGCCGCACAGCGCGCTCATCTGCGTGAACTCGCCGGCGCGTGCCTTCAGCACGTAAAACTGCGGGCCCGTCTCGATGTAGTCGACGAACGTCACCACATCGCGGCGCGTCGGCAGGTCGGTCATTCCGGACAGGATCATGTCGACGCGTTGCGTCGCGACCGCGCTCATCATCTGGTCGAAGCTCGTCTCGACCCAGTTGAGTTTCGCGCCCATCTTCGCGGCAAGCGCCTCGCCGAGATCGACGTCGAAGCCCGCGAGCTTGTCGGTCGCCGGATCCTTGTATTCGAACGGCGGATAGTTCGGCACGATCGCGACGTTCAGCGTGCGTTTCGCGCTCGCGGCCTGCGCGGCGGCGTACGGTGCATGAAACACGAGCGCACCGAATGCGACGGCGGCCAGCGTGCGGGTCAGGAGGGATGCTTTCATGGGGGTGTCGCCTTGTCGTTGCGGGCTTGTATCGTTGACGGAGGAATCGTTCGGGCGTTTCTGCACGGGGCGCCCGGCCCGCTCAAGCAATCACCGCCGAAATGAAGTCGCGTGTGCGCGCATGTGCCGGTGCGGACAGCACCTGGTCCGGCGGCCCGCTTTCGACGATCCGGCCGCCGTCCATGAACACGACGCGGTCGGCCACCTCGCGCGCGAAGCCGAGCTCGTGCGTGACGACGATCATCGTCATCCCGCTCTTCGCGAGATCGCGCATCACGGCCAGCACTTCGCCGACGAGTTCGGGATCGAGCGCCGACGTCGGTTCGTCGAACAGGATCAACTGCGGATGCATCGCGAGCGCCCGCGCGATCGCGACGCGCTGCTGCTGGCCGCCCGACAGCTCGACCGGAAACGCGTCGCATTTGTGAGCGAGCCCGACGCGGGCGAGCAGCGCGCGCGCCTCCTCGTCCGCTTGCGCACGGCGGCGCTTGAGCACCTGCACGGGGCCCTCGATCACGTTTTCGAGCGCGGTCTTGTGCGGGAACAGGTTGAAGCGCTGGAACACCATGCTCGTCGCCAGCCGCTGGCGCGCGACCTGGCGCTCGGACAGCTCGTGGAGCCGATTGCCCGTGCGCCGGTAGCCGGCCAGTTCGCCGTTGACCCACAGCGCGCCCGCGCTGATCGCCTCGAGTTGATTGATGCAGCGCAGGAACGTGCTCTTGCCCGAGCCCGACGGGCCGATGATGCAGAGCACTTCGCCCTGCTCGACGTCGAGCGTGATGCCGTGCAGCGCCTGGAAATCGCCGTACGACTTGCGTACATCTACCGCGCGAACGACCGCGTTGGTCATGACGTTCTCCCGATGGGGTTGGATCGTGTCGTTCATTTGCGGCCCGCCGCGCGCCCGGCGCCGCGTGCGAAGCGCCGTTCGACGCCGGCCTGTGCAAGCGACAGCACGGTGACGACCGCGAGATACCAGATGCCGGCGACGATCAGCAGCTCGATCACGCGGGCATTCGCGTAGTAGATGTTCTGCGCGTTATGCAGCATCTCCGCGTACTGCACGACGCTCGCGAGCGACGTCAGCTTGACCATGCCGATCAGTTCGTTGCCGATCGGCGGCACGATCACGCGCATCGCCTGCGGCAGGATGATGCGGCGCAGCGCCTGCAGGCGCGCCATGCCGATCGATTTCGCGGCCTCGTACTGGCCTGTATCGACCGACAGCAGCCCGGCCCGCACGACTTCCGACGTATACGCGCCCTGGTTGATGCCGAGTCCGAGCACGGCCGCGAGGAACGGCGTCATCACGTCGACGGTCCGGTATTCGGCGATGCCCGGGATGCCGAGCGTCGGAAACACCAGCGCCAGGTTGAACCACAGCAGCAACTGCAGAATCACCGGGGTGCCGCGGAACAGCCAGATGTAGCCCTGCGCGATCGCCCCGAGCACCGGGTTCGACGACAGCCGCATCACCGCGGTGACGACCCCGAGCACGACACCGACCGTCATCGCGAGGACGGTCATCACGATCGTGTTGGCGAGCCCCGTCAGGATCGAGCGCGCGGTCAGGAACTGGCCGACGACACGCCATTCGATCTGTCCGCGCGCGAACGCGGCGGCGATATAGGCGAGCGCGGCAACGATCGCGACCGATGCGACGTAGCGGCCCCAGTAGCGCCGGCGCACACGCACGAGGGCGGCCGTGTCGTCCGCGGCCGCATCGGCCGCCGACGGTGCGCCGTCGAGGCGGCGGGAATCGGATGCGCTCAGCATGACGGCCCCCGGTAATCGGCCGCCCACGCGGCCTGGCGCTCGATTGCCTCGCTCAGGCGGTCGATCTGTTCGCGCACGCGTGCGGGCGACGTGCCGCCCGCCCCGCCGCGTGCGGCGACGGCCGCGTCGAGCGTCAGATGCGCGCGCACCGCCGGTGCGAGGCGCGTGTCGACGGCCTGCAACTGTTCGGCGCTCGCGTCGGCCAGCTCGACGCCGTCCCGCTCGCACGCTCGCACGAGCGTGCCGGTGATCTCGTGTGCCTCGCTGAACGGCACGCCCGTCAGCGCGAGCCAGTCGGCGACCTCGGTGGCGAGCGTGAAGCCGAGCGGCGCCTGGCGACGCATCTCGTCGACGTTCACGCGCATCGTGCGGATCATCCCCGCCATCGCGGGCAGCACGAGTTCGAGCGTGTCGATCGAATCGAACGCGGCGATCTTGTCTTCCGCGAGATCGCGGTTGTACGCGAGCGGCAGCGACTTCAGCGTCGCGAGCAGCCCCGTCAGGTTGCCGATCAGGCGCCCCGCCTTGCCGCGCGTGAGTTCCGCGATGTCCGGGTTCTTCTTCTGCGGCATGATCGAGCTGCCGGTCGCGTAGCCGTCGTCGAGTTCCACCCAGCGGAATTGTCGCGACGTCCACAGGATCACTTCTTCCGACAGGCGAGACAGGTTCACGGCGAGCATGCTCGTGACGAATGCGAATTCGGCGACGTGATCGCGCGCGGCCACCGCGTCGATCGAGTTCTCGCACGGCGCGTCGTAGCCCAGCTCCCGCGCCGACAGCTCGGGCCGCACGCAGATCGCCGAGCCCGCGAGCGCGGCCGCGCCGAGCGGCGAACGCGCGGTGCGACGGTCCCAGTCGACCAGGCGATCGGCATCGCGATACAGCGACTGCGCGTGGGCGAGCAATTGATGGCCGAACACGATCGGCTGCGCCGGCTGCAGGTGGGTGAAGCCGGCCGTCACCGTGTCGACATGCCGGCTCGCCTGGCCGATCAGCGCATCCTGCAGGTCGAGCACGCCGCGCACGAGCTGGCGCGCCTTGTCGCGCAGGTACAGGCGCAGGTCGTTCGCCGCCTGGTCGTTGCGCGAGCGCCCGGCGCGCAGCTTGCCGCCGAGCGCCGGCAGCCGCTGCGTGAGCACGCGCTCGAGGAAGGTGTGCACGTCCTCGTCGGCAAGCGACGGCGCGATCGCACCGGCCGCGTAGTCGCGCGCGATGCGGTCCATCGCGGCCAGCAACTGCGCGAGGTCGTCGTCGTTCACGATGCCGGCGCGGTTCAATTCGCGCGCATGCGCACGCGAGCCGGCCAGATCGTACGGCACGAGACGGTAGAAACTCGGATCGGAACGCGACAGGTTCTGCAACGCGTCGGACGGTTCGGACTGGAAACGGCCGCCCCACAGGCGTTCGATCGGTTCGGTAAGGCTCATTGCGGTCGACCTCGACTCGGTTGGATGCCCCCAACTGTAGGCATTCAATTTTTTTGTTGTAGCGAGAAATTGGCTCCGCTTAAATGAAGTTTTTCTCAGCACCGTCGCCTTCGACGTGCCCGCCGATGCGCAACCGCCTGCCCCCGCTGAACCCGCTTCGCGCATTCGAGGCCGCCGCCCGGCGCGGCAGCGTGTCGGCCGCCGCCGACGAACTGCACGTGACCGCGAGCGCGGTCAGCCACCAGATCCGCATTCTCGAAAGCACGCTCGGCGTCGCGCTATTCGTCAGATCAAAGGCCCGCGTGAAGCTCACGCCCGAAGGCGAGGCGCTGCTGGAACCGGTTGGCGCCGCGTTCGACCTGATCGCGAACGCCACCGTCAGGCTCGATTCGCCGTCCGCCGTCGGCGATCTCGTCGTGTCAACGCCGCTGTCGCTAACGTCGCGCTGGCTCGCCCGGCACATCGGCAATTTTCTAGAGCGCTATCCGGGCGTCCACCTGAAGGTGATTCCGTCGAACGACGAGCGCGAGATCTATTCACCGGACGTCGACGTCTGCATCCGCTACGGAGAAGGCACCTGGCGCAACCGGCACGTCGAGCTGCTCGAGCATCCGGCGCTGTTCCCGGTCGTGAGCCCGGCGTTGATGAACGGGCCCGATGCGATCCGCAAGGTGCAGGATCTCGCGGGGCGCACGCTGTTCTGCGAGCATGCGGGCTCGTGGATGCGCTGGCTGGCGGAAGCAAACGCCGACAAGCTGCCGGGCATCCGCATCCTCGAAATCGGCAACGCGCACATCGGTGTCGAAGCCGCTGTGCACGGGCAAGGCGTCGCGCTCGGCGACAGCCTGTCCGTGCGCGATGACCTGATCGACGGCACGCTCGTGCGGCCATTCAGCGCAACGGTGCCGTCACGTCATGCGTACTATCTCGTCACGCGTCACGAGATGACCGAGACGCCGCTCGTGACCGCGTTCACGGCATGGCTACGCGCACGCCCCGCGTAATGCGCGCGCTTGTTTGTGACGAGGCTCGAAGTCAGGAAACGAGACTCGCGAAGTCGTCCCACACCATGACGATGTTCTGCGAGCGCCAAATCGGCCCCGCATCGACGTACTCGCCGGCGCACCGGCCGCTCAGCGCCTCGTAAAACGCAATCGCGGCCGCGTTTCCCTTGACCACGCTCAACGCGGCGCCCGGATACCGCGATGCCTCCAGGTGTGTCGCGAGCCGTGCCAGCAACTGTCGGCCAATGCCGCGACGCTTGAATTCGCGATCGACGTACAGCAACTTGATCCCGCCACGGCCACCGAAAGTCGGTTCCGACGGCGCGCCGGCCGCTCCGATGCCGACGATCCTGCCATCGGTTTCAGCGACGAGCACCAGCTGGTCGCGCTCGTTCGACGCCAGCTTCTCCCGCCATTTCCTGCCACGATAATGCTCGTCGAGGACGGCATGCACCCGCACCGGTGCAAGATCGCGATAGGTATGCCGCCACCTTGACGTGAAAATCGGCGATCGCTTGCGCATCGTCGATATCGGCGGGCCTGATGGAAATTCCAGTCATTGGCGACTCTCTTCGGCGGCTGTGCGCGGTTTGCATGAACGGAGTCTCGACGATCCGGGCCGCGATGTCGAATGACGGTGAACCAACGCGGGGTCGTAGGCATGCGCGGAGTCGGTCTGACGGACTTCATCGCCGTGTTCAGGTTGCCATGTCGAATTCGTGCGTGCCGTAAAAAACGATCTCGGCGATCGTCGGCCGGTCGGTCACGTCGATCACTAGCACGCCGTCGCCGATCGAAGCCTTGAGATCGCTTGAAGAAGCCCGTCGTGTACAGCGCGCGAATGAATGCCATCCCCCGTTCTTCCGAGAATGTTTCGCGGATCTTGACCGAGCAGGAACGATGCGATCGTGCGAGCTTCGATGTGCTTGGTCCCATTGATACGGATATCGCGATATTGTTGCTGGTTGCGCACCATGCGCATAGTCGGACGTGATTCCGCCGGAGTGCAGCACGCGCAGTGCGACAAATCTCTTCAGTGCTTTTGAACATACGGATGACCGACGAATTTCGAGCGGCCAAATGCAGGAGTCGGCCGTCTCGCTTCCGTTACACCGCGCTTAGGCGCGCATTTCTTTCGATTTCCAAATGTTTCCAGCGCGAAAGCTGCACGGGGATATACGGCAGCTGTCCTGGTGCGCGCAGTACGTTGCAAGGCGTACCCGATACGGAAGGTCCGGTGCGGCGGTGCGCCACAAATGCATCGACGGCCAATCGCCGCCGTAACGTACGGAAACATCAATGCATGGCTATGTCAATCTAAAGAACTATCGGTTGCGATCTAATGCACATCAATCTGGATTGCCAATACCAGCCTCATCGCAAAACGGGCACCACAGAGATGGAACCTGTTTTCCCGCTTCCAATTGCTTTGAATAGTCAAATGAAGAAAAAATTTCTTACCGCTGGCATTGTCGGCCCGATCGCTACAAACACATACGCACAAAGTTCGGTGGCGCTGTATGGCATTATCGACGCGGACATGACGTACGCCAGCAATGCGGACGGCAAAAGCAGGGTAGCGGCCACGAGCGGCGTGCTAAGCGGCAGCCCCTTCGGCCTGAAAGGCAGCGAAGAGCTCGGCAGCGGCCTGAATGCTATCTT
This genomic interval carries:
- a CDS encoding amino acid ABC transporter ATP-binding protein gives rise to the protein MNDTIQPHRENVMTNAVVRAVDVRKSYGDFQALHGITLDVEQGEVLCIIGPSGSGKSTFLRCINQLEAISAGALWVNGELAGYRRTGNRLHELSERQVARQRLATSMVFQRFNLFPHKTALENVIEGPVQVLKRRRAQADEEARALLARVGLAHKCDAFPVELSGGQQQRVAIARALAMHPQLILFDEPTSALDPELVGEVLAVMRDLAKSGMTMIVVTHELGFAREVADRVVFMDGGRIVESGPPDQVLSAPAHARTRDFISAVIA
- a CDS encoding ABC transporter permease, translating into MLDLTFPLRWRVALVAPALAVFAAFWLLPMAALVQVSADGAFLSHYAALLGNARYMKSLGETVALSAGVTLATLALSTISGLLLARREFAGKRVLLALLTFPLAFPGVVVGFMVIMLAGRQGLIGMLSAKLTGDKWVFAYSVAGLFVGYLYFSIPRVIVTVIAAASKLDASLEEAARSLGASPWRIFADIVLPALAPGLIAAGAICFATAMGAFGTAFTLATDLNVLPMTIYTEFTLNANIATAAGLSIVLGIVTWAVLALARRFTGHTAAAAA
- a CDS encoding polysaccharide deacetylase family protein, with the protein product MTDQAPRWPDGKRACVALAFDLDGPTGDAMLNGSIWRNPAYFTLGSYGPWRALGRLLDMLASFALPATFFVPAWVARTWPAQCAAIVEHGHEIGYHGYRHEAFWTLAPDRQREIMAQSADIFARTLGVRPVGFRTPSGDWSAATVAVLREAGVCYSSSMRGDDRPYLLHGEDGEPPLVEIPGRWETDDYASLAYYRNPDYPAGLDRIAGYGATLDNWTREFDGVVREGLCLTTLLHPKVCGKPGRIALLEAWLDHMCAQDGVWFARCRDVAEWRLRQAARDAVPTQRSGT
- a CDS encoding ABC transporter ATP-binding protein, giving the protein MKLDSTPITLTRCAKTFRGTRVLEPLDLSIGAGETLVLLGPSGCGKTTTLRLIAGLDTPDAGGTIAFGHDDVTALPIERRQVGMVFQNYALFPNLTVRGNVGYGLKIRKTGPRALRERVDELLAMMRLDAHADKPVDQLSGGQRQRVALARALAVRPRVLLLDEPLTALDAKLRDVLRREMNALLRELGVTTVYVTHDQAEAMELGDRIVVMGAGRIEQIGTPRDVYYHPANRTVAQFIGTLNRLAGQWRDGTLVTTGGAIATPHAADEWFFRPEDAQLADPAHAPLRGAVGACAFLGERTRLTIEHAAPDALVIDVPGRIALARGTAVGLAIAPEGLIALGA
- a CDS encoding MmgE/PrpD family protein → MTTDTQARATRLAAFVARTSAAALPDDVVAKAKRHVLDTFGAALAGTSAAETRSARALTGVVGRGGASLWGTRRRASARDAAFVNGIAAHALELDDSGGCDHSGAVVLPAVLAALSCAGEPIAGRECVMAIALGYDVGRRVLEAAGGYSAHNGAGWHSTLSCGVFGAAAASARVLGLDAARTRDALGHAASFAGGLWSFIHDGSQTKRLHAGRAAEGGVLAALLAREGVSGPARVFDDVWGGFFNTFAARSHEPDALTDGLGTQWKLMRCSIKPHASCRSAHAAVDAALLLADGRTFAAGEIERVTVRASAFVARMCGGRDLSTLSSAQMSLPYAVAAALVFGDTGIDAYRADRRTDPTVTALLARITVDVDPALGDLDEPTVILQRADGTRESRHVPIALGDPRNPLPDAALLAKYRALAGIVLVPAQVDALSDTCLSLERKADARVLNQQLAGDAETRR
- a CDS encoding ABC transporter substrate-binding protein, giving the protein MKASLLTRTLAAVAFGALVFHAPYAAAQAASAKRTLNVAIVPNYPPFEYKDPATDKLAGFDVDLGEALAAKMGAKLNWVETSFDQMMSAVATQRVDMILSGMTDLPTRRDVVTFVDYIETGPQFYVLKARAGEFTQMSALCGKRVGSSRRTSFPDNTTAWSAENCVKAGKPAIVVVGTDGSSDARMQLRQNRIDAAVQGGETLPYQNSLEQNAYAPVGKPFLSQYTGIGVAKSNTALSSALTAALDQLIADGSYRKLLAKWGLQEHAVAKAMINGTH
- a CDS encoding polysaccharide deacetylase family protein; this encodes MTHLPVWPGGARYAVAITVDFNDIHGIQTREPRIVGREKSLSVWRYGATRGVDRLLAAFDAFGVPTSWFVPGAVAETHRGTVCEIVAAGHELGVNGYRCEDFDALPLAGQIDACRAGRAALADATGRDANGFRSFTGNWADGFAEFLVAEGFTWSSSWRGDDLPYVHPRSSGDVNGARLVELPLHYELEDEPYFEFNLSPPVPAGQPRIAAYRDVLDNWQRDVDGFRRFGLCCVLRLHPEIIGTAGRIDLLRALLEYVRGTGDAWFATGHDIARWWHAHAPVNAPGHPVDVFARCVADEAAR
- a CDS encoding ABC transporter permease, producing MPSLSRSSAPSPAPAQAHGVARRAPRVTGARAIAALQWGVTLLLCAFLIVPVVMSVLAGLTVNYFRGLSSGLTLRWLEQVWQQYHGSVALSLEVAFATLAIVLVAGVPAGYALARSKSRIARAIEEALVLPVALPGLASALALLVVYGGFTAFRMSLWFIVAGHVVFTLPFMVRAVAAVAAGADLRTLEEGAASLGASFVTRFVTIVLPNLRPGIVAGALAVLTLSIGEFNLTWMLHTPDTKTLPVGLADTYASLRLEVGSAYTILFLLMTLPLLVAMQWLGVDPSGTRALKKRPR